TGCGATGAGGTTGCGCTCCGCGTTCGTGAGGTTGGTGATGCCGGCGTAGGTTGCGAGCGTCGCATCGATCGACGCCCCGTGCTTGATCGCCCCCCACATCCACTCCGTCGAGGCGGTCTGGCCACGGAGCCCGGCCGCGTTCGTCTTGTTGTTGACGACCAGGCCGCCCGTCTCGTGATCCGCCGTCACCACGATCAGGGTGTCGCTGCGGTTCTTGGCCCAGTCGTACGCCGCCTTGATGGCGGTGTCGAAGGCGAGCATCTCCGCCGCGGTCCACGCGCCGTCACGCGAGTGGCCCGCCCAGTCGATCTGTCCAGCCTCCACCATCAGGAAGAAGCCGTCGGGATCGGCCGACAGTACCTCGATCGCCGCTCTCGTCCCATCCGCGATCGTTGGGTGCTTGCCGACGGCGCCCTCTTCCTCGCGGTCGATCGCATACGCCATGGTCTGCGTGCCGATCAGCCCGTACATGGGCCCGGCGCCCGGACCGGCCGCATATGCGTTCAGCTCGCTCACGTTGTTCACGTACGTGACGCCGGGCTGGTTCTCGAGGGGAGCCACCGCTCCGCCTCCGCGCCCTCCGAGCAGGAACTCGGTGCCCTGCTCGTGCATCTGCCGGGCGACCTCTTCATCCTCCCCCCGGTCGGTCACGTGCGCGGCGAAGGCGCCGGCAGTGGCGTCGGGCAGGTCGCCGGTGCTGAACAGGCCGGTCGCCTTGCCTCGATCCTCGGAGCGTTCCAGGACCGACTCGACAGCCGTCGGTTCGGGCTCGGTCGGGATCATCGACAACCACCCGTTGTTGGTCTCGTGTCCCGTCGCCAGCGCCGTCGCGCCCGCGGCCGAGTCGGTCACACCCTCCAACGAATCGGTGTTCAAGGACCCGACCGCACCCCAGGGGATGCCGTCGATGAACAGGGCCGAGCCCTTCACGCGGCGCCCGATCTCAACCTGTTCTGGGCCCATGCCGTCGCCGATGAACAGGATGACGTTCTTCGGGTTGGCGCTCGGCTGCGGTTTCGGTGGCTTGCCGGCCGCGGGCGAGGACGTGAGGGCGAGCGCGAGCGCGCTCGTGGTCGTTACAGCAGCGATGGTGGTGACGAACCGCTTCCGCCTGCCTTCGACGTGTGCCATCGAGTGATCTCCTCCCCTGTCGGATGCGCCCTGTCGGATGCGACAGGACCGTACGACAGAGAGGCCTCTGCGGTCAACGGTTAACAGTCTGCAGCGCCCGCGCACAACTCACTGGCGTCCGCGGTATCCCACGCTCGTGGAATGATGATCGACCCGTCGGTCAGCTCCGGACGAGGCAGCTCAAGCGCATCCCGCTGGGTCCACGGGATGGGTCTAGAAGCCCGAAGGCGGTTCCTCGTTATCGCGATCGGAGCGAGGAGCGAGAGGTCGCATCCTCGTGCCGGGGTGGAACGCTCGCGAACTCGAACGCGGGAGAGAACGACACGTTCATGGCCTACCGGCCATGAACGTGTACTGAGCGCGCCCGACGGGCTTCGATCCCGCGATTTCCGCCTTGACAGGGCGGTGAGGACGGCCAGACTCCTCTACGGGCGCATGTTCTGTCGTTGTTGTCCGTGCCCCCAACGGGGTTCGAACCCGTGTCTCCGCCTTGAAAGGGCGACATCCTAGGCCACTGGACGATGGGGGCAGAAGACTGCTCCGACGGCCCCGGGCCCGGGGGCAGCCGACCGAGTATAGACCTTGGACCCTTGGCCTCCCCGTGCCCGCGTCGGGTCAAGGGGGGTCGGCTCGTGTCGATGACCCGAGCATGCGCGCGCTGCTGGAGTTCCTGGGCCTGGTCGAGCCCGAACGTGGACGGCGTGATCCGGTGGCGCTCCCGGCCTGGACGCCGGCCGTCCTTCTCGGCGTGGCGCTGGTTCTCGCGCTGCTCGCGGCCTACTGGGTGCGCGGGCTCGTGCTGCTGCTATTCCCGTAGCCGGCGGTCGCGTGCCGGTCGGACCAGGGAGCGACGCCTTCGACCGCATCGAGCGCCGAACCGTCGGGCAGCTCGACGGACGGCGCACACTCGAGCACGTGGCGCGCGCCGGGTGCCGACCACGCGATCCGCCCCGGAGCCAGCTCGCGCGTGCGCACGACCACGCCGCCGTCGTCGAGCCACGCGGCGAGGATCGGGAACCGCATGCCCACCGTGTGGATCGAGCGCGCGCCGGGGATCAGCAGGGCATGGTCCGGGGCCAGGCGATCGCGACCGAGGAGACCACGTGTGCGTTCGCGCGGGGTCGTGGCCACGGCCACGCGGAGCCGGGAACCACCCGGGGTGCGGAGGACGATCCGTTCCATCGGACGACCCTACGCGCGGCCACCGACACGCCCGATCCGGTCAGGGGATCGTGAGCTGTCCCTGTTCGTCTAGAGGGAAGCCGGGGTTGTAGGCGACCTCCCAAGCGTGGCCGTCCGGGTCGGCGAAGTACCCGGAGAACCCGTCGAACTCGGGCGCGTGGTGACCGGGTCGGATGATGCTCCCGCCGGCGCGTTCCGCGGTCGCGAGAGCCTCGGTCGCTTCCTCGGCGCTGCGCTCGTTGATCGCGAGCGTCACGCCGCCGAACGCGCCGCGAGCCGCGCCGGCCAGTCCCGCGTCGGCCGCGAGAGCATCGGAGCCGAACAGCCCGAGGTAGGTCCCGCCGGTGTCGAACCACACGATCGTTCCCTCGATCGAGGACGAGCAGCGACGCCATCCGAGGGCTGCGTAGAAGGCGGTCGACCGCGCGAGGTCGGCGACCCCGAGGGTGACGATGTTGATGCGTGCCGGAACACTCATCCGAACCCCTCCTGTCGGACCGGCTGCGAGCCCGATCGGCCTGCGGCGCCGACCGTAGGCTAGCCCGAGTCGACGACAGGACACGCAGCGCGACCTCCCCCGGGAGCCGCTCGGCCCATGCTATGAACAGGCAGGATCCGAGCCCGAAGGGGGAGACATGTCCGTGTCCGTTGCTCGCCGTCCCGGTGTCGTCACGTTCATCGGGATCATCCTCTATATCCAGGCGATCCTCGCCGTGGTTGCAGGGGTGGTCATGCTCGCGTTCAAGGATCGCATCAGCGACGCGCTCGAGCAGGGCGCCACCGCGTTGTCGAACGACTCGGTGCTCGTGTCGGGCATCGTGGAGCTGGTCGTCGCTGTCCTGCTGTTCGCGGTCGCGGCCGGGATCATGCGCGGGAGCCGCGGCTGGCGGGCCTTCGTCGGCGTTGTCGAGGCGGTCCGGATGGCGTCCGCGCTGTTCCTGATGATCTGGCACCACTCCGGTGGGATCGTCACGTCCGGTTTCGTCACGATCTTGATCGGTGTGTTCGTCCTGTGGGCTCTGTACGTGCACCCGGCCTCCGAGGAGTACTTCGAAAGCTCGTAGCGGTTCCGGCACCATCCGAGGGCCCGGAGCGCTCATGTGCTCCGGGCCTTCGTGCGTTCCGGACCGGGTAGCCTGCCGCGATGCTCCCGTTGCTGCTCGCGCTCGGCTCGGGACTGGCCTGGGGGTCGGCCGACTTCGTCGGCGGCCTGATGACCAAGCGTCTGGCTCCGACCACCGTGCTGGTCGTCTCGCAGACGGCGGGTCTCGCCTTCATGGTCGCGCTCGTCGTCGCGCTCGGCGAGCCGATGCCCGAGACGCACTTCCTCGCGTACGGCCTGATCGCGGGGCTCGCGGGGGCGGTCGGGCTCGCGGCGCTGTACAAGGGACTGGCGGTCGGACGGATGAGCATCGTCGCCCCGATCGCGGCGCTGTCGGGCGCGGTTCCGGTGGCGGCCGGGTTCCTGCAGGGGGAGCGCCCTGCGGGACTGCAGCTCGCGGGGATGGCGCTGGCGGGAGCCGGCGTGCTCCTTGCGGCGCGCGCTTCCGAGCCCGATGTCGCGACGCCCGGCGGGGCGGGTCCGGCGGTCGTCGCGGATGGAGCCGTACCGCGGAAGGGGGTCTCGGGGGTCGCGTATGGGCTGACCGCGGCACTGTTCCTCGGGCTGCTCGTGACCTTCCTCGATGCCTCCGGCGAGGGGAACCCCTACTGGGCGTCGTTCATGGTGCGCTGTGCATCGGTGCCGCTGTTCGCGATCGCGTGGTTCCTGCGGCGGGAACGAGGCCGCAGGCCGACGGTGCGGGAGCTGTGGGTCCTGGCGGTCGTCGGTCTGTTCGACAACGGCGCGAACGTGACGTTCGCGATCGCCGCGAGTCAGGGATTGCTCGCCGTCGTGTCGGTCCTCGGCTCGCTGTATCCCGTGTCGACGGTGCTCCTCGCGCGGTTCGTGTTGCACGAGCGGCTCGCGCCGCTACAGACGGCCGGTGTCGCGAGCGCGTTCGCCGGCGTCGCGCTGATCGCCTTGGGGTAGCCGGGTGTGGTAGCGGCGCGTAGGGTTGCGCTCCGAGGGGGTGGGCGGAGTGGAGCGGGTTGCAGCGCCGGGTGTTCGACGGGCCGGGGCGGTCGTCGCCGGCGTGGTGGTGCTCGGCGCCTTCGGGGCCGCCGCATGCGGGCTCGCGGTGCCGGGCGTGCCGCGACCGCTCGTTCCTGGTTCCTCCTCGTCTCCCGCGGACGAGACTGTCCAGGACTGTCGTCGTGAGAAGGCGGAGCTGTACGCGATCTTCCGGCGCGCCTCGCGCGTGGCGTCCTCGACCGTCGACCCGGCGGATCCACTCCGCAGGAACATCCGTGCTCTGGCCCGCGAGGAGCGGGAGCTCGCGGTCCTCGTCCGTCGTCTCGGCCGGGTCGAGGTCGGTCCCCGGCTCCAGGGGATCCTCGAGCTCGAGCGGTCGTGGCTCGGTCTGCTCCACGAGAGCGCCGAGGGATTCCTCGCGGCGTATCGAAGTCCCGGGGGAGGGGGCTATGTCCGGGCGCTCCGGCTCCACGGACGTGCGAACGAGCTACACACCCGGCTGAACCAAGAGCTTCCGTTCTTCGACCCGTGGACCTGCGCGGCCGAGGCCGGAGCATAGTGCGATCGACAGCGTTCCGGATCGCCTCGCGGCCTTCCCGGAAGAGTTCACGCGGGGAACCCGGGGATGTCGGCGAACGGACAGGTTTCGGACGCTCGCTGGCGGAGTTGTGTTAGCACGTTGCCACCCGTTCCGATCGCATTGCGGAGTTGGGCGGGATCTGTGCGCAGGTTGTAGAACTCCTCCTCGCCCGTCGCGTACCGGACGTAGATGCGCTCGCTGCGGTGTCGGATCGCGAAGTACGAGGGTGCGTCCGGCTTTTCGAATCGGAACTCCACGTGCTCGATCAGGAACTCGTTGCGCAGCTGCTCACTCGGGTCGTCGAAGGTCGGGATCAGGGAACGGCCGTCGACGACCTGCGACATGTGTGTCCCCGCGAGGTCGGCGAGCGTCGGTGCGACATCGATATTGAGCGCGAGCGCTGAGGTCCGTTGCGCCGGTGCGATCCCCGCATCCCAACGGACGACCATCGGGACGCGGATCGTCTCTTCGTAGGGAGCGAGCTTGTAGGTCCATCGATGTTCCCCGAGGCTCTGGCCGTTGTCCGAGGTGAACACGATGACGGTGTCGTGGAGCCGACCGCTCGCGTCCAGGGCGGCCAGGAGCTTGGCCACCGCTTCGTCCACCGCTTCCAGGGATTCGAGACGCATCCGACTGATTCGCTTGAAACGCCGTGCTGAGGTGGATGGGAAGCGAGGCAGCTCGCGGATGTAGCCGGGCTTGTCGGCGACATTCGCCTCGTTGTACGCGTCACCCAGCGCGACCGGAAGGTCCGCGAAGATGCCTTCGTGGCGTAGGGCCGGCGTGCTCACTCCGTGTGGGGCATACGTGGCGAGGAGGAGAAAGAGCGGGGCATCGGCCGGCGCCACTTCGACGAATGCGATCGCTCGTTGGGCAAGGACATCCGTGGAGTAGTCGCCCGCCTCGCCCGCGTGGGCTTCCATCGTCGGAGCGACGGCATCGGCGGTGTCGGTGTCGACGACGAGCTCGTAGTCGAAGTATCGGCCGTTGACTTCGTTGAAGGCGACCCAGGAGTCCCAACCGGCGGGCACCGGCGTGTCAACCGCGTTGTTCAGGTACTTGCCGACTAGGCCCGTGTGGTAGCCGGCATCGTCGAGCACCGCGGCGATCGTCCTCGACTCGTTCCCATTGCTCAGGAACGCTGGATAGCCGCCCAATTCCCCTCCCTCGTCTCCATTCGTCCACACGCCGGTGTGGTGGGAGTACAGACCGGTCAACAGCGATGCGCGGGCCGGGCAGCACAGCGGATTCGTGTTGAAGGCGCGCTCGAAGAGCAGACCGCGATCCACGAGCTCGGTTCTGACGGTGTCCATCTCGCGGAGCTCGTCCGCCCGTTGGTCGTCGGTCAGGATCACGACGATGTTCGGTCCTGCGGACTCCTGCGTCGGCGACGGCGAGGGGTCGGTCGGCGACGGCGAGGGGTCGGTCGGCGACGGCGAGGGGTCGAGGCCCAGTTGCGCGGGCTGCGGGGCGGCGGTCGCGGAGGAGCGATCGATCCGCGGCCCGACGGGCCAGGCGGCGGTCGCCGCGACGCCGAGCACGATCGACAGGGACGTGACGATGCCTGTGCGTCCCCAACCGCGGGGTGCCGACACGCGACTTCCCCCCGCGGGCAGCAGCGAACCGAAGGGTCGACCGTAGCATGGAAGTGGAACCGAGCGGAGGGCCCTGTTGTGCGAGCTGACCTTTGGATCCGAGCCGGGACGTTCAGCCTTCGGGCTGCGGGGCGGCGGAAGCCCTCGGTCGAGCTCTGGGAACCTAATGGGTTCCGAGCAGTCGAGGATTGTTTGTTGACGAGGCCAGACGCCCGGGTTGTGCTCTGCGCCATCGCGACCATATGGTGATGCAGCTGCCTATCCCGATGACTAGGCCGCCGCTGAGGCGGTCAGACTGGACTGCGAAGGAGATTGCCATGAGATGGATCACCGCGTCGATCGTGCTGGCGCTGATGACTCTCGGCGTGGCACCCGCACATGCCAACTCGCCTACCGGTCTCGAAACGGTGCAAGACGCCGACGACGTCGGCGAGAAGATGGTCGTCGATCTCAAGATGGTCCAGAGTCAGGTGTTCGGAATCGATGAGCCTGAAGGAACCTCTGCGTTCACCATCGAGGCGTGGGACGAGTTCTTCTTCACCGAGCTGTCCAGGACCGGGAAGAACAGGCTGGAGGTCCTCTTGCAGTTGACGAATCAACATCCCGGACCCGACTTCGTCTTCAAGGTCTACGACGACGGGGACTTTGGATTGCGATGGCAGGCGGTTGACCTCGTGACGGGTCTTACGGTCACGAACGGAGACACGATCCACTCTCCTGGCGATCCCTTTTCGCTCATCGACTCGTTCTCCATCGTCTACGACAACTCCATCATCCCCAAGGGAGACGGCTCGATCTTCAAGTGGAAGGTTCGGTCCGAACGGTACAGGAGACCTGCTGTGAATCCAGATCCGATCAATGTGGACCTCGCACCCGACCAGGGGTGGGCTTTCCAGAACGGCGTGGTGAACTAGGGACGAGACATCGGGCCCGTAGGAATGACCACCGTCGGGCGATCGAGGGGACGCGAAAAAGACCCGGCCGGTGCGTCTCTAAGCGCGGCCTTCCGCTCCTTACCGCCGCCGACCGCCGGTCAGCAGTTCTGCTGCGACGGAGGCGGAAACGCCTCCTTCAGTGGGGTGGGCCGGGCGGGATTCGAACCCACGACACGAGGGTTAAAAGCCCCCTGCTCTGACCAGGCTGAGCTACCGGCCCCGGGAGGAGTCTAGAGAGCTAGGACTTCGTCTCGCTGATCTCCAGCAGGTGGCCGTCGGGGTCTCGGAGGCTCGGCGCCGAGCACGTCGCGGTAGAAGCGGGTCGAGCGCTCGAGGTCGCGTACCACGTACAGGTGCGTCACCTCGAGACCCTCGGGAGGGAACGTTCCGTCGGGCATCTGCGTCCTCCTCAGCGGTACCGGTTCGTGATCGGCATCCGCCGATCGCGTCCGAACGCCTTCGGCGTGATCTTGATGCCCGGCGGCGACTGGCGGCGCTTGTACTCGGCGCGGTCGATCATCGCGATCACGCGATCGACCAGCGCGGGGTCGGCTCCCTGCGCGACGAGATCCTCCGGACTCCCGTCGTCTTCGACGTAGGCCTCGATGATCGGGTCGAGTTCCTCGTACGGCGGCAGGGAGTCGCTGTCCCGCTGGTTCGGGCGCAGTTCCGCCGAGGGCGGCTTGTCGAGCACGCGATCGGGGATCGGCGGCTCTCCGCCCGAGCCCGTCGCCTGTGCGTTGCGCCACCGACTCAGCTCGTAGACGAGGGTCTTCGGCACGTCCTTGATCGGTGCGAACCCGCCGGCCATGTCCCCGTACAAGGTGGAGTAGCCGACGGCGTACTCGGACTTGTTCCCGGTCGCGAGAACGAGGTCGCCGAACCGGTTCGAGATCGCGAACAGCAGGTTGCCGCGGATCCGCGCCTGGAGGTTCTCCTCCGCGAGCCCCGGTTCCGTTCCTTCGAACACGTCGGCGAGCGCCCGGCGGTAGGCGTCGAAGGTCTCGTCGATGCGGACCTCGTCGAGACGGATACCCAGG
The sequence above is a segment of the Actinomycetota bacterium genome. Coding sequences within it:
- a CDS encoding alkaline phosphatase; the encoded protein is MAHVEGRRKRFVTTIAAVTTTSALALALTSSPAAGKPPKPQPSANPKNVILFIGDGMGPEQVEIGRRVKGSALFIDGIPWGAVGSLNTDSLEGVTDSAAGATALATGHETNNGWLSMIPTEPEPTAVESVLERSEDRGKATGLFSTGDLPDATAGAFAAHVTDRGEDEEVARQMHEQGTEFLLGGRGGGAVAPLENQPGVTYVNNVSELNAYAAGPGAGPMYGLIGTQTMAYAIDREEEGAVGKHPTIADGTRAAIEVLSADPDGFFLMVEAGQIDWAGHSRDGAWTAAEMLAFDTAIKAAYDWAKNRSDTLIVVTADHETGGLVVNNKTNAAGLRGQTASTEWMWGAIKHGASIDATLATYAGITNLTNAERNLIAANKEMGIADVLAARFKVGWELSGTDEGDHTGAPVPIYAWGPRSGDFAGTAYANERVGQNLLSYVP
- a CDS encoding sulfatase produces the protein MSAPRGWGRTGIVTSLSIVLGVAATAAWPVGPRIDRSSATAAPQPAQLGLDPSPSPTDPSPSPTDPSPSPTQESAGPNIVVILTDDQRADELREMDTVRTELVDRGLLFERAFNTNPLCCPARASLLTGLYSHHTGVWTNGDEGGELGGYPAFLSNGNESRTIAAVLDDAGYHTGLVGKYLNNAVDTPVPAGWDSWVAFNEVNGRYFDYELVVDTDTADAVAPTMEAHAGEAGDYSTDVLAQRAIAFVEVAPADAPLFLLLATYAPHGVSTPALRHEGIFADLPVALGDAYNEANVADKPGYIRELPRFPSTSARRFKRISRMRLESLEAVDEAVAKLLAALDASGRLHDTVIVFTSDNGQSLGEHRWTYKLAPYEETIRVPMVVRWDAGIAPAQRTSALALNIDVAPTLADLAGTHMSQVVDGRSLIPTFDDPSEQLRNEFLIEHVEFRFEKPDAPSYFAIRHRSERIYVRYATGEEEFYNLRTDPAQLRNAIGTGGNVLTQLRQRASETCPFADIPGFPA
- a CDS encoding VOC family protein; the encoded protein is MSVPARINIVTLGVADLARSTAFYAALGWRRCSSSIEGTIVWFDTGGTYLGLFGSDALAADAGLAGAARGAFGGVTLAINERSAEEATEALATAERAGGSIIRPGHHAPEFDGFSGYFADPDGHAWEVAYNPGFPLDEQGQLTIP
- a CDS encoding DUF192 domain-containing protein, which codes for MERIVLRTPGGSRLRVAVATTPRERTRGLLGRDRLAPDHALLIPGARSIHTVGMRFPILAAWLDDGGVVVRTRELAPGRIAWSAPGARHVLECAPSVELPDGSALDAVEGVAPWSDRHATAGYGNSSSTSPRTQ
- a CDS encoding VOC family protein — protein: MPDGTFPPEGLEVTHLYVVRDLERSTRFYRDVLGAEPPRPRRPPAGDQRDEVLAL
- a CDS encoding EamA family transporter, with product MLPLLLALGSGLAWGSADFVGGLMTKRLAPTTVLVVSQTAGLAFMVALVVALGEPMPETHFLAYGLIAGLAGAVGLAALYKGLAVGRMSIVAPIAALSGAVPVAAGFLQGERPAGLQLAGMALAGAGVLLAARASEPDVATPGGAGPAVVADGAVPRKGVSGVAYGLTAALFLGLLVTFLDASGEGNPYWASFMVRCASVPLFAIAWFLRRERGRRPTVRELWVLAVVGLFDNGANVTFAIAASQGLLAVVSVLGSLYPVSTVLLARFVLHERLAPLQTAGVASAFAGVALIALG